The Dioscorea cayenensis subsp. rotundata cultivar TDr96_F1 chromosome 19, TDr96_F1_v2_PseudoChromosome.rev07_lg8_w22 25.fasta, whole genome shotgun sequence genome includes a window with the following:
- the LOC120250036 gene encoding vacuolar protein sorting-associated protein 36, whose amino-acid sequence MADDWLSPASLTPSARPVLFPGEIERFLLPSVDLVAEENPGLAPLRSGLLIITSHRLLWIHEPSVSGRSMPLAAVIHVFPLKKSVRSMFASPRVRIQVAVGIDGKVGEKGTRSEVITVVMRGKTDPDVFLGKLWEVLRAKAWEATQKEGSDEMERGENSQMGTRVRMPVVGVSGILRKEQEMWENTDKSLQDAFQDLNALMSKAKEMVMLAEKMRQKLLSGPSSHANSNDEDIGSKQDIQDWLLSVGIVSPVTKESAGALYHQQLSRQLADFVKLPLEKAGGLIALIDVYCLFNRARGTELISPEDLLQACAIWEKFDVPIMLRKFDSGVMVIQNKAHSDEEVLARITALAMKPDALRMGISSTDAALILGIAPAMAKEHLLTAESKGLLCRDVSPDGFRFYINLFKEIDPRDIYFVKADGIIPAWVSASLASA is encoded by the exons ATGGCCGACGATTGGCTTTCGCCGGCGTCCCTCACCCCCTCTGCTCGCCCGGTCCTCTTCCCCGGCGAGATCGAGCGCTTCCTCCTCCCCTCCGTTGATCTCGTGGCGGAAGAGAACCCCGGCCTCGCTCCTCTCCGCTCGGGCCTTTTGATCATCACTTCGCACCGCCTCCTATGGATCCACGAGCCCTCCGTTTCCGGCCGATCGATGCCCCTCGCAGCCGTCATTCATGTGTTCCCCTTGAAGAAATCGGTGCGGAGCATGTTCGCGAGCCCTAGGGTTCGTATCCAGGTTGCTGTGGGGATTGATGGGAAGGTGGGGGAGAAGGGAACCAGATCGGAGGTGATTACGGTGGTGATGAGAGGGAAGACCGATCCCGATGTGTTCCTTGGGAAACTGTGGGAGGTTTTGAGAGCTAAGGCATGGGAGGCTACCCAGAAGGAAGGATCGGATGAGATGGAGAGAGGGGAAAATTCCCAGATGGGGACTAGAGTAAGGATGCCGGTTGTGGGGGTTTCTGGAATTTTGAGGAAAGAACAGGAAATGTGGGAGAACACGGATAAAAGCTTGCAGGATGCCTTTCAGGATCTCAATGCTTTGATG AGTAAAGCCAAGGAGATGGTGATGCTGGCAGAGAAAATGAGGCAAAAGCTTTTGTCAGGACCATCTTCCCAtgcaaactcaaatgatgaagaCATAGGTTCTAAGCAAGACATCCAGGATTGGCTACTGAGTGTCGGTATAGTTTCACCTGTTACGAAGGAGTCCGCTGGTGCTCTATACCATCAGCAGTTATCTCGCCAG CTGGCAGATTTTGTCAAACTGCCACTTGAGAAAGCTGGAGGGTTGATTGCACTAATAGATGTTTATTGTCTTTTTAATCGTGCCAGAGGAACAG AACTGATTTCACCTGAAGATCTTTTGCAAGCATGTGCCATTTGGGAAAAATTTGATGT TCCTATAATGCTTAGGAAGTTTGATAGTGGAGTGATGGTCATTCAGAATAAGGCCCACAGTGATGAGGAG GTACTCGCCAGAATAACTGCTCTTGCCATGAAACCTGATGCCCTTCGAATGGGAATAAGCTCCACTGATGCTGCATTAATTCTGGGAATTGCCCCTGCTATGGCCAAGGAACATCTACTTACTGCTGAAAGCAAGg GTCTCTTATGCAGGGATGTTAGCCCTGATGGTTTTCGATTTTACATCAATCTCTTCAAAGAAATTGATCCACgcgatatttattt TGTTAAAGCGGATGGAATTATTCCGGCTTGGGTCTCTGCGTCATTGGCATCTGCGTAG